A region of the Leucoraja erinacea ecotype New England unplaced genomic scaffold, Leri_hhj_1 Leri_141S, whole genome shotgun sequence genome:
ATGAACGAGAAGGTTAAGGTTTTCCAGTTGCTTGATCGATACGCTGAGCTCACAATCATCTCCACTGTTCGAGATCGGACACTGGTGGAACATGAGCTGCTGGCAAGAGGTCGGGACCATGaagtgtggagagagaaatgtcTCCGGAGAGAACTGGAAAAAATCAGGACTGATCAATTGTTCCAAAGCAGCTTTTCCCGGAGGAAATCCCGATCTGGGAATTCAGCATCAGTGGCCGGAGTTGCGGGGATTGGAAAAACAACATTGGTGCAAAAGATTGTTCATGACTGGGCCACGGGGAAAATATACCAACACTTCCAGTTTGTCTTCAGTTTTAAATTCCGGGATTTGAACACTATTAACTGCAGAGTAACCCTGAaggaactgattctggatcaGTATCCATACTTTAAGAATATCCTAGGAGAGGTCTGGAAGAACCCAGAGGGATTGCTGTTTATATTCGATGGTTTGGATGAATTCAAGGGCAGAATCGATTTTGCTGACAGTCGGAGAGACACAGAACCTCAGCACCAGTGCCCAGATCCCGAGTGGTGGTGTGAAGTGTCTGACATTGTGTACTGTTTAATCCAGCACAAGCTGCTCCCAGGGTGTTCAGTGCTAGTGACCACCCGCCCCACTGCGTTACATTTATTGGAAAAGGCAGAGATCAGTGTCTCAGCTGAAATCCTGGGATTTGTTGGTGAGGAACGGAAGGAATATTTCACCAGGTATTTTCAAGATCAGTCGGTGGCAGCAGCTGTTTTCAAACATGTGAAGGAGAACGAGATCCTGTACACCATGAGCTACAACCCCTCCTACTGCTGGATCCTTGTCCTGACActgggccccttcttcacacaaacacaccaGGACCCGCAGCAAGTtcccaagaccatcacacaactaTATTGCTACTTTATTTACAACATCCTGAAAAACCACGGCCGTGAGATTGAGAACCTCCGTGAGGTGTTACTGAGGGTTGGTCAGATGGCCTTCACTGGAGTGTCCAATAAGAACATTGTGTTCACAGATGGAGATTTGATCAAATACAATCTGCAGCCTTCCCAGTTCCTGTCCGGGTTCCTGATGGAActtttggagagagaggattcAGCCCAGAGTGTGGTGTACACCTTCCCGCACCTCACCATCCAAGAGTTTGTAGCCGCACTCACACAATTCATGACTGTAGATCAAGTGAATATCCTGAAATTCCTGTCTGAAGCCCACAGCATGACAGACGGGCGATTTGAAGTATTTCTCCGTTTTGTCGCTGGTCTCTCCTCCCCACAGTCAGCTCAGGTCCTGGAGGAGTTTCTGGGTCCATTTCCTAATCAAGCAACCTGCCGAGTGATTGACTGGGTGAAGGAGGAAGTTAAACGCCATGCAGAAAACACAGGGAGTGAAGCTGGTAATCGGAGCCTCCTGAACACGATGCACTACCTGTTTGAGTCTCAGAATCCTGCACTGGCTCAGCAGACACTGGGATCTGTGGAAACACTTTCATTCAGTGAACTGGGACTGACCCCGATTGACTGTGCTGTCCTGTCTGATGTCATCAGGCCCTGTGATACAATCAAACACCTCGATCTGTGGAATTGCCGCATTCAGTGTGAAGGTCTCCAGCGGCTGGGACCGGCTCTGCACAAGTGTCAGCATCTGGGGTAACTGTCTGTTTGATGCTAACACTGaactatatatatttttcactATTTTGTTCTTCTCAGAAAATCTGCTCCC
Encoded here:
- the LOC129715807 gene encoding NACHT, LRR and PYD domains-containing protein 3-like, coding for MFYSGGKLSKVGKFFKRLQPGTSSKKGGQNTGTTTEKQSRIESRTSMECEPAEEEREQCQSRGQGIGDMVHGPGTDPSAEIHHDRDSSNKESSSIIQGAEQQNMVTPIHTTAEVGNRTAAPVTSTTRTDTDLTSTFSELLTQWNDYQLFQLTKFYRERLKQAIEEGVESLRLMMRPQGYFSEQEHASVAELVVKGNRRDSSILFLSLVMEKGNRPRRVMWESFVKMQNELPKLNKILKEIQELGPDPQEYMNIIRGLSELPSYMEDVQQKHKENLRAQSETLSVNTILMNEKVKVFQLLDRYAELTIISTVRDRTLVEHELLARGRDHEVWREKCLRRELEKIRTDQLFQSSFSRRKSRSGNSASVAGVAGIGKTTLVQKIVHDWATGKIYQHFQFVFSFKFRDLNTINCRVTLKELILDQYPYFKNILGEVWKNPEGLLFIFDGLDEFKGRIDFADSRRDTEPQHQCPDPEWWCEVSDIVYCLIQHKLLPGCSVLVTTRPTALHLLEKAEISVSAEILGFVGEERKEYFTRYFQDQSVAAAVFKHVKENEILYTMSYNPSYCWILVLTLGPFFTQTHQDPQQVPKTITQLYCYFIYNILKNHGREIENLREVLLRVGQMAFTGVSNKNIVFTDGDLIKYNLQPSQFLSGFLMELLEREDSAQSVVYTFPHLTIQEFVAALTQFMTVDQVNILKFLSEAHSMTDGRFEVFLRFVAGLSSPQSAQVLEEFLGPFPNQATCRVIDWVKEEVKRHAENTGSEAGNRSLLNTMHYLFESQNPALAQQTLGSVETLSFSELGLTPIDCAVLSDVIRPCDTIKHLDLWNCRIQCEGLQRLGPALHKCQHLGLGSNDLGDSGVKLVSAALRNPDCKIQRLGLWAVGLTDSGAEDLVSALSTKPSLT